In Arthrobacter alpinus, a single window of DNA contains:
- a CDS encoding histidine phosphatase family protein codes for MRLILIRHGQTPNNVRSLLDTAIPGPGLTPLGQLQAAAVPGALAGQDIESLYISNLTRTALTAAPLAADRGLEPLVRDGLREISAGSLEMKGDRASIEAYLHAVKSWLSGDLSVRMPGADSGYEVLERFDAVVEEAASKESAAIVSHGAMIRFWAGHRGANIDWSDAKYHDLSNTGIVMMDGEPTGSDAPGGWQIHSWQGAPAGGLSGLDADGPTAEITTEENGAAQVSAGSSRNHDH; via the coding sequence ATGCGACTCATCTTGATCAGGCACGGACAAACACCTAACAATGTGCGAAGTCTTTTGGACACCGCCATTCCAGGACCCGGGTTGACTCCCCTGGGGCAGTTGCAGGCGGCTGCAGTCCCCGGCGCGTTGGCCGGTCAGGACATCGAGTCGCTCTACATCTCGAACCTGACCCGTACGGCACTAACGGCCGCGCCACTGGCCGCGGATCGTGGCCTTGAACCGCTGGTCAGGGACGGCCTGCGAGAGATCAGCGCCGGCAGCCTTGAAATGAAGGGTGACCGGGCGTCGATTGAGGCGTATCTTCACGCTGTGAAGTCGTGGCTCAGCGGGGACCTGTCCGTGCGCATGCCCGGCGCCGATTCCGGATATGAGGTGCTGGAACGCTTTGACGCAGTGGTTGAAGAAGCTGCCTCAAAGGAATCCGCAGCAATTGTCAGCCACGGCGCCATGATCCGTTTCTGGGCAGGACACCGCGGAGCCAACATCGATTGGTCGGATGCCAAGTACCACGATCTCTCCAACACCGGCATTGTCATGATGGACGGCGAGCCTACGGGTAGCGACGCCCCGGGCGGGTGGCAGATCCACTCCTGGCAGGGCGCCCCTGCCGGCGGGTTGAGTGGGCTGGACGCCGACGGGCCCACAGCGGAAATCACCACTGAAGAAAACGGCGCTGCACAGGTCAGCGCCGGCTCCAGCAGGAATCACGACCATTAA
- a CDS encoding sensor histidine kinase: MKGISWVWLGTAAGCIALLAVGAPLNMSLYQMALPFALGLAILHAAALGLTAARPLAGVLVSLIPMIVLPLVSDPVGAAPMPFSVVAIITQVLVICVAGLRAYWMVPAAAWLASVIIGVSLNYVTMPHGQSEGAQNNVVIFAAVSGGLMVAAVVAQQWQHMRTELAAERTVSAEEQSRRRLAEERTRIARELHDVVAHGMSVVVVQATTASYRHPGLSEELKKEFDDIAANSRRAMTEMRSMLGSLRNADAGRQLGPQPTLEDLPQLLASARSAGVNIPEPTLSGVEREDISEVIALTAYRIVQEALSNVIRHAPGATVNVDFTVSGGNLRVQVVNSSSDVGALMAQLDKGAHVGQGLIGMRERAAIVGGSVTCIPTLDGGFSVSALLPLGASKSAAGKSGTTSNNNEGRAQA; the protein is encoded by the coding sequence ATGAAAGGCATCAGCTGGGTGTGGCTGGGTACAGCCGCCGGTTGCATTGCGCTCCTTGCCGTGGGGGCGCCGCTGAACATGAGCCTGTACCAAATGGCACTGCCCTTTGCGCTGGGGCTGGCCATTTTGCATGCGGCCGCACTGGGCCTCACCGCCGCCCGTCCCTTGGCCGGCGTCTTGGTGTCCTTGATTCCGATGATCGTGTTGCCTTTGGTTTCAGACCCTGTGGGGGCTGCGCCGATGCCTTTCAGTGTGGTTGCCATCATCACGCAGGTTTTGGTGATCTGTGTGGCCGGGTTGCGTGCCTATTGGATGGTTCCGGCCGCTGCGTGGCTTGCAAGCGTCATCATTGGGGTTTCCCTGAATTACGTGACCATGCCGCACGGGCAGAGCGAAGGCGCCCAGAATAACGTGGTCATCTTTGCCGCGGTATCCGGGGGGCTCATGGTGGCCGCCGTGGTTGCTCAACAGTGGCAGCATATGCGCACAGAGCTCGCCGCCGAGCGCACAGTCAGCGCCGAGGAGCAGTCCAGGCGGCGGCTGGCCGAGGAACGCACACGCATTGCCCGTGAGCTTCATGACGTGGTGGCCCACGGGATGTCCGTGGTGGTGGTTCAGGCAACCACCGCCAGCTACAGGCACCCTGGGCTTAGCGAGGAGCTGAAGAAAGAGTTTGATGACATTGCCGCGAACTCGCGCCGTGCCATGACTGAGATGCGCAGCATGCTTGGCTCCCTCCGCAACGCGGACGCGGGGCGTCAACTGGGCCCCCAACCAACACTCGAGGACCTGCCCCAACTCCTTGCCTCGGCTCGCTCAGCCGGGGTGAATATTCCCGAACCCACGTTGTCCGGAGTGGAGCGTGAGGACATTAGTGAAGTCATTGCCTTGACCGCCTACCGCATTGTGCAGGAGGCGCTCAGCAATGTCATTCGGCATGCCCCCGGAGCAACCGTGAACGTGGATTTCACGGTGTCCGGTGGCAATCTGCGTGTCCAAGTAGTCAACTCCAGTTCCGACGTGGGTGCGCTGATGGCCCAGCTGGATAAGGGAGCGCACGTGGGGCAGGGTCTCATTGGCATGCGCGAACGCGCGGCCATCGTGGGTGGATCGGTGACCTGCATTCCAACGCTCGACGGCGGATTCTCGGTCTCAGCCCTGCTGCCGCTGGGTGCCAGCAAGAGTGCCGCGGGAAAATCAGGAACCACGAGCAACAACAACGAGGGACGTGCCCAAGCATGA
- a CDS encoding response regulator encodes MSIRVLVVDDQAMVREGFAALLGAQEDIEVVGQAENGAVAVELAAAHRPDVVLMDVRMPVMDGLEAARQILADAPGPDSTHVLMLTTFDVDDYVYDALRIGASGFLLKDALADELVAAVRIVASGEALLAPSVTKRMIEQFAVSRARPALSRDRLAGLTDRELEVMTLIGRGHSNQEIAAQLFIAQQTVKTHVSKILAKLELRDRVQAVVLAYDTGLVEPGS; translated from the coding sequence ATGAGTATTCGAGTGCTGGTCGTAGACGATCAGGCGATGGTGCGAGAAGGATTTGCTGCCTTGCTTGGCGCCCAGGAAGATATCGAAGTTGTGGGGCAGGCTGAGAACGGTGCCGTTGCGGTGGAACTGGCCGCCGCCCATCGCCCGGACGTGGTCTTGATGGATGTGCGCATGCCTGTCATGGACGGGTTGGAGGCGGCCCGGCAAATTCTTGCTGATGCACCCGGCCCGGACTCCACACACGTTTTGATGCTGACAACTTTTGACGTCGATGACTATGTTTACGATGCCCTGAGAATTGGTGCGAGCGGATTCCTGCTCAAGGACGCGCTTGCTGATGAATTGGTCGCGGCTGTGCGGATCGTAGCCTCCGGTGAGGCGCTGCTGGCACCCTCCGTGACGAAGCGGATGATCGAGCAATTCGCGGTATCGCGGGCCAGGCCGGCGCTTTCGCGTGACCGGCTTGCCGGGCTCACCGACCGTGAACTGGAGGTGATGACCTTGATTGGCAGAGGACACTCCAACCAGGAAATCGCGGCCCAACTCTTCATTGCCCAGCAAACCGTCAAAACCCATGTCAGCAAGATTCTGGCCAAGCTGGAACTGCGCGATCGAGTTCAGGCCGTGGTCTTGGCGTATGACACGGGATTGGTTGAACCCGGTAGCTGA
- a CDS encoding VOC family protein has product MNPQGIPAGAPCWIDLMTSDMARSQEFYAALFGWSYEAGDAEKYGGYTMAYKDGKSVAGLMQSQTDGEGYPDMWSTYLRVDDIESTMDTAKNAGAIPYMEPMDVPEQGKMAMIGDPGGASIGMWEFGGHTGFQAHEEAGAAAWHELHSKNYPATVDFYKNVFGLQTSVMSDSPEFRYTNLIDGDKELAGIMDAAAFLPDEVPSSWQIYFQTDDVDATVAKALTLGATVINAAEDSPYGRIAGLTDCTGAMFKLVQPPA; this is encoded by the coding sequence GGATCGATTTGATGACCTCGGACATGGCCAGGTCGCAAGAGTTTTATGCTGCCTTGTTTGGTTGGAGCTATGAGGCAGGTGACGCAGAAAAGTACGGCGGCTACACCATGGCGTACAAGGACGGAAAGTCCGTGGCCGGGCTCATGCAGAGCCAGACGGACGGTGAGGGTTACCCGGACATGTGGTCGACGTACCTGCGCGTGGATGACATTGAAAGCACCATGGACACGGCCAAGAATGCTGGCGCCATCCCCTACATGGAGCCCATGGACGTTCCGGAGCAGGGCAAGATGGCCATGATTGGCGATCCCGGCGGAGCGTCCATTGGCATGTGGGAATTTGGCGGGCACACAGGTTTTCAGGCCCACGAGGAGGCGGGAGCAGCCGCTTGGCACGAGCTCCACAGCAAGAACTACCCCGCCACGGTTGACTTCTACAAGAACGTTTTTGGCCTGCAAACCTCGGTCATGAGCGATTCCCCCGAGTTCCGTTACACGAACCTTATCGATGGCGACAAGGAGCTGGCAGGCATCATGGATGCCGCAGCGTTCCTGCCTGACGAGGTCCCCTCCAGCTGGCAGATCTACTTCCAGACGGACGACGTCGATGCCACCGTTGCGAAAGCACTCACCTTGGGTGCCACGGTCATCAACGCCGCCGAAGATTCGCCCTACGGCCGCATTGCCGGGCTGACCGATTGCACGGGCGCCATGTTCAAGCTGGTCCAGCCGCCAGCCTAG